The Deltaproteobacteria bacterium genome contains the following window.
CGTGGATGAACCGATTCCGCCGGCTCCTCGTCCGCTGGGAGAAGCGCGAGCAGAACTACGAGGCAATGCTCCATCTCGCCTGTGCCTGGATCACGATGAAACTGGCTGGGGTTTTCGGATAGGCTCTTAGGACAGCGGCAGAGGCGCCCCGGGCTTGGGTACGGTTCGCGCTTCCCCAGAGGAGCACGCGATGACGACGAACGGCAAGTACAAGTGGGTGGGCACGCGTCCGATCCGGCACGACGGCGTGGACAAGGTGATCGGCAAGGCCAACTACGGCGCCGATCTCTCGTTCCCCGACATGCTGTGGGGCAAGCTGCTCCGTAGCCCCCACGCGCACGCGAACATCAAGCGCATCGACGTTTCGAAGGCGCTGAAGATCGACGGCGTGAAGGCCGTGCTCACCGCGAAGGATCTGCCCGACCTCGCGTCGCAGGCCGCCGAGGGCGGCGAAGGCCACGGCGGCGACTTCCGCGACATCTCGCTCAACTGCATGGCGCGCGACAAGGTCGTCTACCACGGCCACGCGGTCGCGGCGGTCGCGGCGACTTCCCAGGACATCGCGGACCTCGCGCTCGCAGCGATCGAGGTCGAGTACGAGGTGCTGAAGCCCGTGCTCTCGATCGATGCGGCGCTCGCGAAGGACGCGCCGATTCTTCACC
Protein-coding sequences here:
- a CDS encoding IS5/IS1182 family transposase — protein: WMNRFRRLLVRWEKREQNYEAMLHLACAWITMKLAGVFG